AAAAGGTCAATTTGAAACAATAAATATCGGTGAATTAAGGTCGGGAATGTATTTAGTTGTTGTGAGGAAGGGAAATAATAATTGGACTACTAATTTTATTAAAACATATTGATATATTCAAACCATAAATTAAGGCCATGAAAAAAACTCTCCTTTTTGTATCAAGTTTAATTTCAGTATTAATTATACATGCACAACCTTGTTTGCCTACAGTTTCTTATCCCATTACATGGGAAATTGAAGACAATTCAGGTAATAATTATGACCCAACAATTTATGGTGGAGCTACAGTTACCGGCGGTTACCTTCATATTGGATATAATGATGATGATTATATTGATATTCCGAGTGATGCATTAAATAATGTAGGGGATTTTACTATTCAATTTGATTTTAGATTAACAGATTTTAATTTAAGTGGAGCTTCTCCTACAAATACCTTGATTGCCGGTGCAAGCGATGTAGAAGAGTCGGAATTTGCCATCTCTTACGAAAAATCGATCAATGCTATTGTGGTGGCATTAAAGGGTTCGGGCAACATTTTTAATATTATATTGGAAGAAGAAACTTGGTATTGTTTGCAAGTTGTTCGAGATGGATCTGATGTTACTGTTTTCATTGATGGTGATGAGGTAGAAACTATAGAGATGAGCGATGAATTACTCGAAATTTCATTTCTTGAAATTGGTCAGGAATTAGATTGCCCAGCCGGATGTTTTGCAGTTAATCAATCATTGAATGGCGATATTGATAATTTCAGTATTTATCCATGTACATTTCAGGAAGCAAATTGCCAACCATTTATTGCTGCCTGTGATACCATGTTATTTTTTCCTTTTGATACCAATGTAAACGATTATTCAGGAAATGAAAACCACGGTATTGTTAACGGAGATGCAAATGTTGATCCTGGATTTCTCAACATAGGATATAACAATGATGATAATATTGAAGTTCCGGTTTCAGCATTGAATGGATTAAATGAATTCACGATCTCATTCAATTTTAAATTAAATGCATTTAATACTACCGGCACTTCACCAACCAATACTTTTATTGCAGGCACTGCAGCAGGTATAGAACATGAATTTGCTTTATCCTACGAAAAGTCCTCCAATGCATTTGAAATTGCGATACATAATATTGGCGGAATAATCCCTGCAACAATTAATGAAAACGAATGGTATTGCGTAAGTTTTAATTGGGAGAACGACACAGTATCCGTAATGTTAAATGGAGTTTTACTCCCCGATTATTTAGTATTTCCTGATGATCCCATTTCAGTAGCATTTTTGGAAATTGGACAGGAACTTGATTGTCTGGCCGGTTGTTTCGCCGAAAATCAAAGTTTAAATGGCTCTATGGATAATTTAATTATTATGGATTGCAATGAATTTATGGCGTGCAGTGAATTTCCGCTTGCAATTTTTGAGCAGGAAAATGTTTCTGGTATCAAAGTGTATCCAAATCCGGTTGCGGATGTGGTGAGGGTGGACTGGGGTGCCCAATTTATAAATCCATTAATACAAATTACTGATGTAAGAGGGATATCCGTTTTTAATAACGATATTAATTTAACTCAAGAACAGCATTTAAATATTAACGTTGAAAATCTTGTTCCGGGTGTATATCAAATCTCTTTGATTGATATACGATCAGGTTTAATTTCAACACAGTCTTTTGTGAAGTATTAATTTATTTTCTTTAAATATGCTATAAAGATTAACAAAATTTCTGCATCAAGTGTCGATATAAAACAGAAAGGAGTCATAAAGTAAGGAGTGGAACCTATCGGTAATGTTCTTTTCTTCTTTTTAACTCAAACATAATTTGCAGTAGATTAGGCTTCTAAATCTTGATATTTCTGATTTAATCGATATACTATGTTTGAATTGTTTTAATAGCCAATAATTGAAATGCTTTCTCGGGTTTATGCTTTACAAATAATTCAGTCAAATCTGAAATAAAATTCCATAAAAAAGCGGGTTTATATTTCACCTTTGCAAATGCCCCTCTAAGAGATTTTATGCCATTAACGCCAATAACTTTATAACCTCTGTCGACAAATTCCTGAGCAGTCCACCCTGAAAGATGAACTTGCCATGGATTATTTTCCCTATCACCTTGGGGCAGGAAGCCATTTGGAGTGTAAATAATAACCTTTTTTGATGCTATTTTTTCAATCATATCCAATAAATGTAATCCATCACCCTTTTCAAGATGTTCAATAAGATCTAAAGCCACCACAATATCAAAACTTTTTGATGGAAACTCCTCTCCCACTTTTAATACATCCAGTTTCTTATAATCATTGTGAATTTTTTTCACCTTGCTTTTTTCGAGACTAGGCTCAAATGCATCAACTCCTACGCAATATAAATTCTTGTTAAAGGTTTGTACGGGCGAATTAGCTCCGCAACCCACATCCAATAAGTTATTTAACCCCTTCACTTCCCTTTCAATAATTACATCATATTTAGAAAAAAAAGCTTTGTAGGTATATCGGTAAGATTTTCTTAAATATTTTATTAATACAAACATAAATTATATTGGGTATTTTTTATTATTAAAATTACCTTTTAAGCCATCGTTAGTAGCTTCTAAAAATCTTCTGTAATTGAATTGTTTTCCTGTAAAAAAGGCAAGTAAAGATAAATAGTTGGAATAAATAATTCTATTGAAAGTGAAAATAAAATTGTTACTTACCAAATGCAGTTTTTGAAAAAAAACAAAATTCCTTATGGAGAAATATACTTTATTATTATCTACACTAAGTATGTTTGAAGAAAAGGTATTTGATTGTTTAGTTTGCCATGTTTGTTCGAGGTCGCTGATCCTAGCGTTTTCAATTAGAAAAATAGCCCCTCCGGCTTCAGTAATTCTATAAGTAAATTCAAAATCATCGGCATAAACAAAAAACCGTTCATCAGGCAATCCTATCAATTTAATCAAATCTTTGTGGAAAAAGAATCCTCCATAGGGAGCGCATGGAATTACAAAGTTACTTGAATGGCTCTTTCTTGTAAGGAGATTTAATTTTTTAACCAACTTAAAATGCAATTTAAATATATGAAAGCCCAAAAATGCATTTTTCTGTGGGAAATTCCACTTTATTGGTTCACCTTGAATAACATTAGAAAGATAGCTTCTATCTGTGCGAAAAGGCATTAATGCAAAATGTTTAAAATTACTATGTGATTGGAGGTGTTCATATTGGCTTTGGAGTATTTCTAATGTATTTGTTTCAGGTAGGTTATCATCATCCAACAGCCAAATCATTTCGCAATTTTGTTGATTACAGGCATATTGGATACCGGTTTTATACCCCCAGGCTGAACCTTTGTTTACGGCAGAATTAATAATAAAAACATTCGGATTGTTCAGCACCAAATTTATTTCGTTCACGGAGTACTCAGAATTGTTATTAATTATTACTAGTTGTAATGAAGTATATGTATTAAAAAAAAATAAGATCTGCTCTAAAAATTGTTTCCTATCACCATATGTAACTATAATAACGTACGTCATCTTTTATATATATTAAATTTTTTAAAGTAAGTCTTAAAATATTTGTTGCAAATCACTATGGCTAACTCGGGTCAAAGAAAGGAATAAATTATTAAAGTGACCAACTCGACCGGATTTATGATAAATAGTATAACTTTGGAAGCATTTACTATGAAAACCCGAATTTCGTTTGCAGTGCTATGGTTTTTTAATTACCTCGCCTATTCCCAATTGGCCTGTGATTTTTTTGACGATTACTCCGATCCTGCACCGTGGACCAATGTCTATATCTATCCCGGCATTGCTCCATGCAGCTTAGACCCTCAAACCGGAACCTTGGAAGTTACTGGCGGAGAGGTGGTTTTTACAAATGTGAATGATGGCAATGACACCAGGATTCATCGCGATCTTGGCTTTACTTTAAGTGATGATGCATGGACCGCCAATTTCGATTTCAAATCCACCGATATTGGTGAGGGGTTAACTCCAAGGGTTGGGCATGTGATATTTGCTTTATCGGCTGGCACAAATTGCCCCTTTAATGACTCAACCTATCATTGCGATATTAGTGACCAGGATGGAATTACCGTTTGGTATTTGTCAGAATACGACCCTGTGCCCTCTACAACAGGATTTTATATTTATGCCAAGGATGGCACCTCTTGGGTAAGTTCCTGGGGCATCGATTGGGTAACGGCGGAAGTAGGTCAGCAATATTATCTTACTTTAAAAAGAATTGCAACCGATTTTGTAACTCTTGATGTTTATACTGATCCGGATAGAACTATACTGGAAGGATCAATTGAATGTTTTGAAATTCCGGATGACATTACAGACCTGAATGTACTTCAGCATGGAAATGCACCTTGGGGATTTTATTTGAGAACATTAACAGGTACAATGGATAATACATGCATCTATGATAATATAACTGAAACAGCCTTTATCATTGGTCCTGATTCTGTTTGTTCTTCTGAGATCGCTGAATATTCAATAAGTTCCGGAGCCGGTAGTATCGAATGGGATTTACCCTTAGATGTTACCTATTCAGAAGTTGGTTCAAATACCATTGAAATAACTGATTGGGGCGGATTAAGTTTTTTAACTATTTCTGCTGAAATTACAACTGACTGCCAAACTTCAACTGTAACATTTGATGTTTTTGTTGCGGCTTCTATTTCCATAAGTGAAACTTTCAATATTTGCGAGAATGATACCATTTATGTGTTTGGTGCAGCAGTAAGTGATGCGGGAATTTTTATTGATACTATTCCTGGAATAGGTACCTGCGATTCCATCCATACTATTATAGTGAATATGGTAGATACAATTGAAACATCTGAAACTATTTTGATCTGTATTAATGACACCATTTTTATTGATGGAATACCTGTTTCAGATCCAGGCACATATTTTCAATCATTTATTAGTATAAATGGTTGCGATTCTATTCATACTATCGTTGTAGAAACTCAAGATACAATATTCACAACAGAATCAATTACAATATGTTATGGAGAATCGGCATTAATTTTTGGAAACACGGAGACAGAGCCTGGAGATTATTATGGCTATTTTAACTCAATAAATGGATGTGATTCGGTGCACACAATTAATTTGCTCGTTCAACCCCCTATTGAGGTGGATTTTATAGA
The genomic region above belongs to Bacteroidota bacterium and contains:
- a CDS encoding glycosyltransferase translates to MTYVIIVTYGDRKQFLEQILFFFNTYTSLQLVIINNNSEYSVNEINLVLNNPNVFIINSAVNKGSAWGYKTGIQYACNQQNCEMIWLLDDDNLPETNTLEILQSQYEHLQSHSNFKHFALMPFRTDRSYLSNVIQGEPIKWNFPQKNAFLGFHIFKLHFKLVKKLNLLTRKSHSSNFVIPCAPYGGFFFHKDLIKLIGLPDERFFVYADDFEFTYRITEAGGAIFLIENARISDLEQTWQTKQSNTFSSNILSVDNNKVYFSIRNFVFFQKLHLVSNNFIFTFNRIIYSNYLSLLAFFTGKQFNYRRFLEATNDGLKGNFNNKKYPI
- a CDS encoding gliding motility-associated C-terminal domain-containing protein, producing MTNSTGFMINSITLEAFTMKTRISFAVLWFFNYLAYSQLACDFFDDYSDPAPWTNVYIYPGIAPCSLDPQTGTLEVTGGEVVFTNVNDGNDTRIHRDLGFTLSDDAWTANFDFKSTDIGEGLTPRVGHVIFALSAGTNCPFNDSTYHCDISDQDGITVWYLSEYDPVPSTTGFYIYAKDGTSWVSSWGIDWVTAEVGQQYYLTLKRIATDFVTLDVYTDPDRTILEGSIECFEIPDDITDLNVLQHGNAPWGFYLRTLTGTMDNTCIYDNITETAFIIGPDSVCSSEIAEYSISSGAGSIEWDLPLDVTYSEVGSNTIEITDWGGLSFLTISAEITTDCQTSTVTFDVFVAASISISETFNICENDTIYVFGAAVSDAGIFIDTIPGIGTCDSIHTIIVNMVDTIETSETILICINDTIFIDGIPVSDPGTYFQSFISINGCDSIHTIVVETQDTIFTTESITICYGESALIFGNTETEPGDYYGYFNSINGCDSVHTINLLVQPPIEVDFIEDTLVTDGTGIILDPIITGVSSSISWFPSTSLTCDDCLNPSAFPTESGWYYITVIDANGCTSLDSIYILVDFDFTILAPNAFSPNGDGINDEFNVFGSSECNLIYLRIYNRWGALIFESIDINIGWDGIYNNIEQEIGTYVYVAEGNCDGVTVQLTGTITLVR
- a CDS encoding methyltransferase domain-containing protein codes for the protein MFVLIKYLRKSYRYTYKAFFSKYDVIIEREVKGLNNLLDVGCGANSPVQTFNKNLYCVGVDAFEPSLEKSKVKKIHNDYKKLDVLKVGEEFPSKSFDIVVALDLIEHLEKGDGLHLLDMIEKIASKKVIIYTPNGFLPQGDRENNPWQVHLSGWTAQEFVDRGYKVIGVNGIKSLRGAFAKVKYKPAFLWNFISDLTELFVKHKPEKAFQLLAIKTIQT